DNA from Elusimicrobiaceae bacterium:
TTTTCCGAACTTTTCGGCAAGTTCTTCCTCTCTTATATAGCCCTTATGCTCGTGCTGCCCTTTTGAAAAACTACAACGATAGTAAGTATATTTTCCTTTAGCCACTTCACCTAAAATCGTACAATCGCATTTACCGCAAATCAGCAAACCGCCAAAGGCGAATTTCCTTTTTAACTTAAGGGGGCGGTGCTTACTTCCTAGAGTCTGAACCGCTTTTTCCCACATTTCTTTAGAAACCAGTGGGGTATGTGTGCCCTTGTATATCTTATGCCCCCATTGGAACTCACCATAATAAAATGGATTATGAATAATTTTATGCAGGGAAGACTTAGAAAGGCGGGTATTTCTTGTTTTATGTCTAAGACCTTTTGCGAAATACTCATCTGCCAAACCGGCCAAAGATTCTCCACCCATAGCGACTCTAGAAAAAAGTTCTTGAATCAATGGTGCTCTGGTTGGGTCCACATCGATTTGTTTAGTTTCTTGATTGTTAATATATCCTATAGGGCAATTAGAGGGATAAATTCCTTGCTCTGCCTTCTCTTGCATCCCCATTCTGGTTTTATGAGATATATCGTTAGATGTTTTCTTGCATACTGCAGTTTCAATATCATACGCAAACTCATCGTCAGGACTGGAATCTCTACTATAAGTTTTATTTGGTCTACTAAAATGAATCACTTTACCGTATGTTTGGATCATTTCCGTCATTTTTGCTTTGTCGCTATCATTACGGGTCATTCGGTCAAAGACATCAAAAATAATATGTTTAACTTCGGGATGTTTTTTAGAATAATCAAGCATTTGCACAAAGTTACGGCGCACCTTCCTCCCCCAAGCGGATTCAGCACCACGCCACACCTTAACAATTTCTAAATTTTTCTTTTTGGCATATTCATATGCCAATTTCTCTTGGGCATCCAAGGAGTAACCGTCTTCCTGGCCTTTACTGGAAACGCGTAAATATAATAATGCTTTTTCCATATTATTCTTGCTCCTTTAGTAGCTTCTCTATTTGGTAAGCCT
Protein-coding regions in this window:
- a CDS encoding recombinase family protein, which produces MEKALLYLRVSSKGQEDGYSLDAQEKLAYEYAKKKNLEIVKVWRGAESAWGRKVRRNFVQMLDYSKKHPEVKHIIFDVFDRMTRNDSDKAKMTEMIQTYGKVIHFSRPNKTYSRDSSPDDEFAYDIETAVCKKTSNDISHKTRMGMQEKAEQGIYPSNCPIGYINNQETKQIDVDPTRAPLIQELFSRVAMGGESLAGLADEYFAKGLRHKTRNTRLSKSSLHKIIHNPFYYGEFQWGHKIYKGTHTPLVSKEMWEKAVQTLGSKHRPLKLKRKFAFGGLLICGKCDCTILGEVAKGKYTYYRCSFSKGQHEHKGYIREEELAEKFGKVVQDIAIPEYVSDWLQKGVAEFAKTKEKSRKKTLDILKSDYTQAYKKLNRLYDLQLEGRGSLEMFSIKEKELTEELSLLKKAIDECGAEYEKVIPRAQETFTAINNITEIYNMATNEEKAKILRLLANQYTLEGRDIKVDYKEPFCYFAQAKKELQPSSGRIIGLPILDMKKIPSFTDDNSGSSRDSIWGG